The proteins below are encoded in one region of Winogradskyella helgolandensis:
- a CDS encoding DUF4369 domain-containing protein, which yields MIKLNKVLSLIILVALVVSCSKDKDANFTLKGSIKGLKKGVVYLQKDGDSSIVDLDSMSITGESEFTLHTNLEEPILLYLKLFKNDGEENYIPFFADKGVTEITTTLKSFNYDYEIKGSKQQSLLEEYLEVMSRYNDRNLDIIEASFMAQNKNDSITLDSLNKVADNIIKRKYAYTIQYAINNNDSEIAPYLALYEARNANPVYIDSIYNNLSPKVKNSLYGKKLGETIAIRNSAE from the coding sequence ATGATAAAATTAAACAAAGTATTAAGTCTCATAATTTTAGTAGCATTGGTTGTTTCTTGCAGTAAAGACAAGGATGCCAACTTTACATTAAAAGGAAGTATTAAAGGGCTAAAAAAGGGAGTTGTTTATCTTCAGAAAGATGGAGATTCTAGTATTGTAGATTTAGATTCTATGTCTATAACAGGTGAATCAGAATTTACACTGCACACTAACTTAGAAGAGCCTATTCTACTCTACTTAAAATTGTTTAAAAATGATGGTGAAGAAAATTATATCCCATTTTTTGCTGATAAAGGAGTTACCGAAATAACGACTACGTTGAAGAGCTTTAATTATGATTATGAAATAAAAGGGTCAAAACAACAATCTCTTTTAGAGGAATACTTAGAAGTGATGTCTAGATATAACGATAGAAATTTAGATATTATAGAAGCTAGTTTTATGGCTCAAAATAAAAATGATAGTATTACCTTAGACTCTCTGAATAAAGTAGCTGATAACATTATAAAGCGTAAATACGCATATACAATTCAATATGCTATAAATAATAACGACAGTGAGATTGCACCTTATTTAGCCTTATATGAAGCACGAAATGCTAATCCGGTTTACATCGATTCTATTTATAATAATCTAAGTCCGAAAGTTAAAAATTCGCTTTACGGTAAAAAATTAGGTGAAACTATAGCAATTAGAAATTCTGCTGAATAG
- a CDS encoding DUF819 family protein, with product MMALGLVFYTESKKTGFWYKFYRIIPGLLMCYLIPAIFNSFGLISDEISESYFIASRYLLPASLVLLTLSIDLKAIFNLGWKALVMFFTGTIGIVIGGPIAILLISSFSPETVGGAGFDATWRGLATLAGSWIGGGANQAAMLEIYEFNQELYGGMVLVDIVVANIWMAIILLGIGKRKKIDKWFKADNTAIDELQNKVQAFSDKITRNPSLTDIIVILAFAFGAVAVAHLGADNISVYLKDNFEAVSNPKSALSSFGSGFFWLISIATLIGVLLSFTKAKNYEGAGASKIGSVFIYILVATIGMKMDLGKIFENPGLILIGLVWMTIHALLLILVAKLIKAPFFFLAVGSQANVGGAASAPVVAAAFHPSLATVGALLAVFGYVVGTYGAILCAELMKIAAAG from the coding sequence ATGATGGCTTTAGGCTTAGTGTTTTATACTGAATCCAAGAAAACTGGATTTTGGTATAAGTTTTATCGCATTATACCAGGATTACTAATGTGCTATTTAATCCCAGCTATATTTAATTCTTTTGGATTAATTTCTGATGAAATTTCAGAAAGTTACTTTATTGCAAGTCGTTACTTATTACCAGCTTCATTGGTCCTGCTTACATTAAGTATAGACTTAAAAGCTATTTTTAATTTAGGTTGGAAAGCGTTGGTAATGTTCTTTACAGGAACAATAGGAATTGTGATAGGTGGTCCTATTGCTATTTTATTAATCTCATCATTTTCTCCTGAAACTGTTGGAGGAGCTGGTTTTGATGCCACTTGGAGAGGTTTAGCAACCTTAGCGGGTAGTTGGATTGGCGGAGGTGCAAACCAAGCAGCTATGCTAGAGATTTACGAATTTAATCAAGAACTTTATGGAGGAATGGTTTTAGTAGATATTGTAGTTGCTAATATTTGGATGGCGATAATTTTACTAGGCATTGGTAAACGTAAAAAGATAGACAAATGGTTTAAAGCAGACAATACAGCAATTGATGAACTTCAAAATAAAGTACAGGCCTTTAGTGATAAAATAACCAGAAACCCATCCTTAACCGATATAATTGTAATTCTAGCTTTTGCATTTGGGGCTGTTGCCGTTGCACATTTAGGCGCAGATAATATATCTGTATATTTAAAAGACAATTTTGAAGCAGTAAGTAATCCAAAAAGTGCATTATCATCTTTTGGCAGTGGTTTCTTTTGGCTTATTTCTATTGCGACATTAATTGGTGTTCTATTATCATTTACAAAGGCAAAAAATTATGAAGGTGCAGGTGCTAGCAAAATAGGTAGTGTATTTATTTATATTCTTGTAGCTACAATAGGTATGAAAATGGATTTAGGAAAAATATTTGAAAATCCAGGATTAATATTGATTGGCTTAGTTTGGATGACAATACATGCATTGTTATTAATTTTAGTTGCCAAACTAATAAAAGCACCATTCTTCTTTTTGGCTGTAGGAAGTCAAGCTAATGTTGGCGGAGCAGCATCTGCTCCCGTTGTTGCAGCTGCATTCCACCCTTCCTTAGCTACTGTTGGTGCTTTGCTGGCTGTATTTGGTTATGTTGTTGGAACCTATGGTGCAATTCTTTGCGCAGAACTTATGAAAATAGCTGCTGCAGGCTAG